One segment of Coffea arabica cultivar ET-39 chromosome 7c, Coffea Arabica ET-39 HiFi, whole genome shotgun sequence DNA contains the following:
- the LOC140010703 gene encoding uncharacterized protein, whose product MTDQPLKQILSKPESSGRMVKWAVELSEYDLEYQPRPAIKAQALADFIADGVSFGLPEEEADQARDIRARKNGEVVKDAGDAAEVTQALQVAEVGSPKEAAEAEQAKGAAEGEQAREAAKAKQAQETAEAGQVGEAAEAGQALNAAEAKHSKKAAKTELTRETVQAGKITEAAKRADPTWTLYVDGASSREGCGAGLLLISPTGEELPYALRFDFRVSNNESEYEALIAGMEMARKLGARSIKVYSDSQLIVNQVWGSYEVKEGALRKYVAKTRELKGLFEQFALEHIPRSQNKRADALSKLASTSAGISGREILVEVVRSWAYEQCNTAVIQVVSSWMDPIIQYLAHGGLPQSREEARKVLLKSQKYELKQGVLYRKSYLQPWLKCITPEEGSYVLRELHEGICGNHVGPRVLAKKGMLAGYYWPTMSRDSAELVARCKSCQLHAPIHHTPTQEMIPLSSPWPFFQWGIDLLGPLPRAPGGYEHLVVAIDYFTKWVEVEPLSTISSRSIQKFLWKSIVCRFGIPKALVSDNGRQFADRSLQEWCAELGIQQHFTSVGHPQANGQVENVNRAILHGLKTRIESARTNWLEELPTILWAYRTTPRTATQETPFVLTYGVEAVIPAEIGVPSGRVQHFVAQDNEEEMRLNLDLLEHRREEAAIRMAKYKGQVARYYNARVRHISFKPGDLVLRKNSVSRAVGTGKLDPNWEGPYVVREADRAGYCKLARPDGGEVPRTWHNSNLRLFL is encoded by the exons ATGACGGACCAGCCTCTGAAGCAGATCCTGTCCAAGCCAGAGTCTTCGGGCCGAATGGTGAAGTGGGCCGTGGAGTTGTCAGAGTACGATCTGGAGTATCAGCCTAGACCGGCCATTAAAGCCCAAGCCTTGGCAGACTTCATAGCGGATGGCGTTTCCTTTGGGTTACCCGAGGAGGAGGCCGATCAGGCTAGGGACATACGGGCCAGGAAGAACGGGGAAGTTGTGAAAGAT GCCGGAGACGCTGCCGAAGTCACCCAGGCCCTCCAGGTAGCGGAGGTCGGATCGCCCAAAGAGGCAGCAGAGGCCGAACAGGCCAAAGGAGCTGCCGAGGGCGAGCAGGCCAGAGAAGCAGCTAAGGCCAAACAGGCCCAAGAAACTGCCGAGGCCGGACAGGTCGGAGAGGCAGCAGAGGCCGGACAGGCATTAAACGCTGCCGAGGCCAAGCATTCCAAAAAAGCAGCTAAAACTGAACTGACCAGAGAGACGGTCCAGGCCGGGAAGATTACCGAGGCTGCGAAACGAGCTGATCCCACTTGGACGTTATACGTGGATGGCGCGTCAAGTAGGGAAGGATGTGGTGCCGGGCTCCTCCTAATCAGCCCTACTGGGGAAGAGCTGCCCTACGCGCTGAGGTTCGATTTTAGAGTTTCTAACAATGAATCAGAGTACGAGGCTCTGATTGCAGGGATGGAGATGGCCCGGAAGTTAGGGGCTAGGTCGATAAAAGTCTATAGCGACTCGCAGCTAATAGTGAACCAGGTATGGGGAAGCTATGAGGTCAAAGAGGGGGCACTAAGAAAGTACGTGGCCAAGACACGAGAGTTGAAGGGCCTGTTCGAGCAGTTCGCGCTGGAGCATATTCCGCGAAGTCAGAACAAGAGAGCGGATGCCCTGTCTAAGCTGGCCTCTACCTCGGCTGGCATCTCAGGTCGGGAAATACTCGTGGAGGTCGTCAGAAGTTGGGCATATGAACAGTGCAACACTGCGGTCATTCAGGTGGTGAGCTCGTGGATGGACCCCATTATCCAGTACCTAGCTCATGGGGGGCTCCCGCAGAGCAGGGAGGAGGCTCGTAAAGTCCTCCTGAAATCGCAAAAGTACGAGCTCAAGCAGGGAGTCTTATACAGGAAATCTTACTTGCAGCCCTGGTTGAAGTGTATAACGCCCGAGGAAGGGAGTTATGTCCTGCGCGAGTTGCATGAAGGCATCTGCGGCAATCACGTCGGTCCGAGAGTGTTGGCCAAGAAAGGAATGCTGGCTGGATACTATTGGCCCACCATGTCAAGGGACTCGGCCGAGCTGGTAGCCCGATGTAAGTCTTGTCAGTTACACGCTCCAATCCATCATACCCCCACCCAGGAAATGATTCCTCTCAGTAGTCCGTGGCCATTCTTCCAGTGGGGAATTGACCTGTTGGGGCCGTTACCCCGAGCTCCAGGTGGTTATGAACACTTGGTGGTAGCCATTGATTATTTCACCAAGTGGGTCGAGGTCGAGCCCCTCAGCACAATTAGCAGCAGGTCGATCCAGAAATTCCTTTGGAAAAGCATAGTCTGCCGATTTGGCATACCAAAGGCTCTTGTCTCGGACAACGGCAGGCAGTTCGCTGACCGCTCCCTCCAGGAATGGTGCGCGGAGCTCGGCATCCAGCAGCACTTCACTTCGGTGGGGCACCCCCAAGCTAATGGGCAGGTCGAGAATGTCAACAGAGCCATCCTGCACGGCCTGAAGACAAGAATAGAGTCAGCTCGGACTAATTGGCTGGAGGAGCTGCCTACCATACTGTGGGCTTATCGAACAACGCCTCGAACGGCCACCCAAGAGACCCCGTTCGTCCTAACATACGGGGTTGAAGCAGTAATCCCGGCAGAAATTGGAGTACCCTCGGGTAGGGTGCAGCACTTCGTGGCTCAGGACAATGAGGAAGAGATGCGGCTTAACTTAGACCTACTGGAGCATCGAAGGGAAGAAGCGGCTATAAGAATGGCTAAGTATAAAGGCCAGGTCGCCCGCTACTACAATGCCAGGGTAAGGCACATTTCTTTCAAGCCAGGGGACCTGGTATTACGTAAGAACTCCGTAAGTCGAGCTGTGGGCACGGGTAAGTTAGACCCAAACTGGGAAGGTCCCTACGTGGTGAGGGAGGCCGACCGAGCAGGTTATTGTAAACTAGCTCGTCCGGATGGAGGCGAAGTCCCGCGCACCTGGCACAACTCGAATTTAAGGCTTTTTCTTTAA